GTGTTTTCTAAAAATTGAGTTTGTCTAAAATTAGCTTTGTCAAAAAAAATACTGCCTTGAAAATTGCTCAACTGTCGAAAAGTGGCATTAATAAAGTTGGCAGTCCGCCCAAACCTAGTTTCAGTCCAGTTAGTTGGTTTAAGAAAGATTGCACCTTGAGCATCCACAGACTGAAGAAAGAATACATTGGAAAATTGGACTTCTCCATTGAAGCGAGTTTGCGCCAATGTTAAGACACCACGAAATACTGTGATTTCACCTGATGGAGTTGACTGAGTTCCTAAAAGCGATCGACAATCTTTAGAGTTAGGTAAATCTATTGCCAGTGACTGCAAGCATACCAAGCGTAAGCGTTCCAGTTGTTCTTGTTCATTTAGGCTGAAAATAGGAGCAATGGCTTGGGCATAAAGAGGTGTTTTTAAACCCAAATCGCTACCCACAAAATCCCCTTGAATCAAAGAGTAGCTAAGGTCTAAACCCAAGGGTTTCGTACCAGTTTTGTACAATTCTTTGCGTAACAGTTGGTAAAAAGCATCACGGAAAGTAGCATTTTCTGGCCGCAAATCTATCAGCATCTTCTGCAAATCGACTGTCAAATTACCTTCACGGAGTGTCGGTGTACGTAGTCGTTCTTGCAATAATTCCAGAGTTAAAGGTGTGCGTTCTGGTTGTGCTACCAAAGCAGGTAGGGGTAGAAAGAGGAAAATTAATAAAACGCAAAGGCACGCAAAGGTTAAACGCAAAGGTACACAGAGAGTTTTCTCTGCGTTCCCCTGCGTTCCTATGCGTTTAAAACATAATTTATCCAAATTGGCTGTATATTATTCATCGCTCATCAGCAGAACAATTTTACCTGTAATAGAGCCAGTTTCTAGTAGTTTGTGTGCTGACGCTGCTTCTTTTAGCGGAAACTTGTGACTGACGTGGATTTTTAACTTGCCTTCATCTATCCAAGTAGCAGATTGTTCGAGAATCTCTGCATGGTGTTGAAGGCTTTGTTGCAATCCTAATAACGCTGGGGCTAGCATGAATTCTAAACCAATGCGAAGATTGCGGGTTCTGGCATTCTTCCAAACAGTATTGGCATCTGGTTCGAGAATCGTCACGATATCGCCATATACCCGCACCGCTGGGAAGGTTTTGTGAAAAGTTTCGCCGCCTACAGTATCGAAAGCCAAGTCTACACCTTCGCCATTCGTCCAATCTAAAGCCGCCTGCACAAAGTCTGTTTGTTTGTAGAAAATTATATGGTCAGCACCGAGTTGTTTGACGAAATTAGCCTTTTCTTCAGAACTCACAGTGGTAGATACAGTAGCACCTTTAAGTTTTGCTAGTTGAATTGCTACATGACCAACACCACCAGCACCTGCATGAATCAAAACTTTTTCCCCAGGTTCCAATCTTCCCCGTTCATACAAAGCTTCCCAAGCGGTAATTAAGGTCAAAGGTGCTGCTGCTGCTTCGGCAAAGGAGATAGAAGCGGGTTTACGCGCCACAAACCGCTCATCAACAACGGTATATTCTGCATAATTACCTTGGTGTGCGCCTAAACCGCCATAGCAAAAATATACTTCATCTCCTGGGCGAAAACGCTGAACACTAGCACCCACTGCTTCAACAACACCCGCACCA
This region of Nostoc sp. UHCC 0302 genomic DNA includes:
- a CDS encoding zinc-dependent alcohol dehydrogenase family protein gives rise to the protein MKAIIMTAAGSPEVLQVQEVPNPGVPVGNSELLVRLVAAGLNPIDTKLRSRGTFYPDQMPAILGCDGAGVVEAVGASVQRFRPGDEVYFCYGGLGAHQGNYAEYTVVDERFVARKPASISFAEAAAAPLTLITAWEALYERGRLEPGEKVLIHAGAGGVGHVAIQLAKLKGATVSTTVSSEEKANFVKQLGADHIIFYKQTDFVQAALDWTNGEGVDLAFDTVGGETFHKTFPAVRVYGDIVTILEPDANTVWKNARTRNLRIGLEFMLAPALLGLQQSLQHHAEILEQSATWIDEGKLKIHVSHKFPLKEAASAHKLLETGSITGKIVLLMSDE